In one window of Henckelia pumila isolate YLH828 chromosome 1, ASM3356847v2, whole genome shotgun sequence DNA:
- the LOC140864502 gene encoding uncharacterized protein, with product MDATLGNNPSYIWRSLLWSRNLLRKGLCWRVGTGEKIATFRDKWISNLRSPIPPPSNMEAYSIRNAIKIGANSLCSSGHRWTKPAVNRVRLEVDAAYNENTGTYAIGGVVRDHEGNLIMAFERKIGKPPLVVYAELLAFHEGMKLMRDRQLVIHEFTTDSLLTMQAVTYPEENFSYIGAIATDVRKR from the exons ATGGATGCCACTCTTGGCAATAACCCTTCTTATATTTGGAGATCTCTTCTGTGGAGTCGAAATTTATTGCGAAAAGGGTTGTGTTGGCGTGTTGGTACTGGTGAGAAAATTGCTACATTTCGTGACAAATGGATCTCTAATTTAAGATCTCCTATTCCACCTCCAAGTAACATGGAAGCTTATTCTATT AGAAATGCTATTAAGATTGGGGCAAACAGCTTATGTAGTTCAGGCCATCGATGGACCAAACCAGCAGTAAATAGGGTAAGATTGGAGGTTGATGCGGCCTACAATGAGAACACAGGGACCTATGCGATTGGGGGTGTAGTTCGAGATCATGAAGGAAATTTGATTATGGCGTTTGAGAGAAAGATAGGAAAACCACCATTAGTGGTTTATGCGGAACTCTTAGCCTTTCATGAAGGAATGAAACTGATGCGAGATCGACAATTGGTTATACATGAATTTACTACTGACTCTCTACTGACGATGCAAGCAGTCACTTACCCGGAAGAGAATTTCAGCTACATAGGTGCCATTGCTACTGATGTTCGAAAACGGTAA
- the LOC140880437 gene encoding cyclin-T1-5-like isoform X2, protein MSLVQSVRQQGGHIHNYYMPSIGVNRSMNTREIAGASNYDHNNNYDHNNDSHAYNTNFYTRNYNYSHDYSLNSRLDGPNYSCALPDAAPSSKRRKISTFHCKSTGRPYQEENQYEDHIVNNTNHCGYAPLEYPFADRNTRPVFDDSSTVIAAIRHDGVSVFASSTSNSKRDRSKLEDEELILMSKDEIERCSPSRKDGIDAVQEAHLRYSYCDFLQNLGARLDLPQTTIGTAMILCHRFFVRRSHASHDRFLIATSALFLASKSEESPRSLNDVLRASCEIFHNQDFNLLSYMLPIDWFEQYRERITEAEHLILTTLNFELNVQHPYESLTSTLQKLGFSQSMLVNLALCLVGEGICKGLAC, encoded by the exons ATGTCTCTTGTTCAATCTGTCAGGCAGCAAGGTGGCCATATTCACAATTATTATATGCCGTCTATTGGTGTAAACCGCTCCATGAACACTAGAGAAATTGCCGGTGCTTCTAACTATGACCATAACAATAACTATGACCATAACAATGACAGTCACGCATACAATACCAATTTCTATACAAGGAATTATAATTATTCCCATGACTACTCTCTCAATAGTAGGCTGGATGGACCTAATTATAGCTGTGCGTTGCCTGATGCTGCAccttcttcaaaaagaagaaagaTCTCAACTTTCCATTGTAAAAGCACTGGTAGACCTTATCAGGAAGAAAATCAATATGAGGATCATATTGTAAATAACACAAATCATTGTGGATATGCCCCGTTGGAGTACCCTTTTGCTGACCGCAATACCCGTCCAGTCTTTGATGACAGTTCAACTGTCATTGCTGCTATACGACATGATGGGGTCAGTGTTTTTGCTTCATCTACATCTAATTCTAAACGTGATCGATCAAAGCTTGAGGATGAAGAACTCATTCTTATGTCAAAAGATGAGATAGAGAGGTGCTCTCCCTCAAGAAAAGATGGTATTGATGCAGTGCAGGAGGCACATCTGCGATACTCATATTGTGATTTCCTTCAGAATCTTGGAGCTCGGCTTGATCT TCCGCAAACAACGATCGGAACTGCTATGATTCTGTGCCATCGGTTTTTTGTTCGCCGCTCTCATGCCTCTCATGATAGATTC TTGATTGCTACATCTGCGCTCTTCCTGGCCTCGAAGTCTGAGGAATCGCCTCGCTCTCTCAACGACGTGCTAAGAGCATCATGTGAAATCTTCCACAATCAGGATTTCAATCTTCTTTCATATATGCTCCCAATT GATTGGTTCGAGCAGTATCGTGAAAGGATTACCGAGGCCGAGCATTTGATATTGACAACCTTAAATTTTGAACTAAATGTGCAGCATCCATATGAATCCCTTACCTCCACACTTCAAAAGTTGGGCTTTTCACAATCAATGCTGGTGAATCTGGCATTGTGTTTGGTCGGTGAAGG GATCTGTAAAGGATTAGCATGCTGA
- the LOC140880437 gene encoding cyclin-T1-3-like isoform X1, with protein MSLVQSVRQQGGHIHNYYMPSIGVNRSMNTREIAGASNYDHNNNYDHNNDSHAYNTNFYTRNYNYSHDYSLNSRLDGPNYSCALPDAAPSSKRRKISTFHCKSTGRPYQEENQYEDHIVNNTNHCGYAPLEYPFADRNTRPVFDDSSTVIAAIRHDGVSVFASSTSNSKRDRSKLEDEELILMSKDEIERCSPSRKDGIDAVQEAHLRYSYCDFLQNLGARLDLPQTTIGTAMILCHRFFVRRSHASHDRFLIATSALFLASKSEESPRSLNDVLRASCEIFHNQDFNLLSYMLPIDWFEQYRERITEAEHLILTTLNFELNVQHPYESLTSTLQKLGFSQSMLVNLALCLVGEGLRSSLWLQFKPHQIAAGAAYLAAKFLNMNLASCHNVWGEFHTSPSVLKDVAYQLMELL; from the exons ATGTCTCTTGTTCAATCTGTCAGGCAGCAAGGTGGCCATATTCACAATTATTATATGCCGTCTATTGGTGTAAACCGCTCCATGAACACTAGAGAAATTGCCGGTGCTTCTAACTATGACCATAACAATAACTATGACCATAACAATGACAGTCACGCATACAATACCAATTTCTATACAAGGAATTATAATTATTCCCATGACTACTCTCTCAATAGTAGGCTGGATGGACCTAATTATAGCTGTGCGTTGCCTGATGCTGCAccttcttcaaaaagaagaaagaTCTCAACTTTCCATTGTAAAAGCACTGGTAGACCTTATCAGGAAGAAAATCAATATGAGGATCATATTGTAAATAACACAAATCATTGTGGATATGCCCCGTTGGAGTACCCTTTTGCTGACCGCAATACCCGTCCAGTCTTTGATGACAGTTCAACTGTCATTGCTGCTATACGACATGATGGGGTCAGTGTTTTTGCTTCATCTACATCTAATTCTAAACGTGATCGATCAAAGCTTGAGGATGAAGAACTCATTCTTATGTCAAAAGATGAGATAGAGAGGTGCTCTCCCTCAAGAAAAGATGGTATTGATGCAGTGCAGGAGGCACATCTGCGATACTCATATTGTGATTTCCTTCAGAATCTTGGAGCTCGGCTTGATCT TCCGCAAACAACGATCGGAACTGCTATGATTCTGTGCCATCGGTTTTTTGTTCGCCGCTCTCATGCCTCTCATGATAGATTC TTGATTGCTACATCTGCGCTCTTCCTGGCCTCGAAGTCTGAGGAATCGCCTCGCTCTCTCAACGACGTGCTAAGAGCATCATGTGAAATCTTCCACAATCAGGATTTCAATCTTCTTTCATATATGCTCCCAATT GATTGGTTCGAGCAGTATCGTGAAAGGATTACCGAGGCCGAGCATTTGATATTGACAACCTTAAATTTTGAACTAAATGTGCAGCATCCATATGAATCCCTTACCTCCACACTTCAAAAGTTGGGCTTTTCACAATCAATGCTGGTGAATCTGGCATTGTGTTTGGTCGGTGAAGG GCTTCGAAGCTCACTGTGGCTTCAGTTTAAACCTCACCAGATTGCTGCTGGTGCTGCATATCTTGctgctaaatttttaaatatgaaTCTTGCCTCATGCCACAATGTTTGGGGAGAATTCCATACATCACCATCTGTACTTAAAG ATGTTGCTTATCAGTTGATGGAACTCTTATAG